Proteins found in one Miscanthus floridulus cultivar M001 chromosome 4, ASM1932011v1, whole genome shotgun sequence genomic segment:
- the LOC136550714 gene encoding protein NUCLEAR FUSION DEFECTIVE 4-like has protein sequence MPPLSAALHLLRGRWVALVTSTLVLMAAGGSVFLFPVYSKAIKTSLGYDYKALSVLAVCKNLGASFGFLPSLIYDFAPPWVVLASVAAMNLLGVLANIVPYLAVAGHIARHPLWLMGISIALGANSQSFAVTGALVSSVKNLPDHRGPVLSLLLAFAGLGGDILTQLGQASGGSALLLFMACLYLVLLPFACNSIRVIPAGPGPAGTGAARSEVERRGVVLFLLVSVSASACLLILHVVDLVAAAHLPGPAYYVTAIFVVVFLVISLLVVAVKQDSSSPATAATSGEAAAAGSSSSSSMHPTPPSSFRLERRSILQDVFAVEMMLIFVVTFAIGGGVQTPIDMIDQIGQSLQYKDGATSKLVSLVSLLDYAGRLVGGFGSEYMVARHKLPRPAALTVAFLLACFGHLFIALGVPSGLYHTSAIMGFSLGALWAVVFVTISEVFGTRHLAALYNLAVLPAAVGSYILNVQVTGRLYNREAQRQDHHTCIGIQCSRVSFFILLGVTLLGAVVSAVLALWVWPSYRRVPIGAAGVAPDTTDCSNRDREEDEAAV, from the coding sequence ATGCCGCCGCTCAGCGCCGCCCTGCACCTCCTCCGCGGCAGGTGGGTGGCCTTGGTCACCTCTACCCTGGTACTCATGGCCGCCGGCGGAAGCGTCTTCCTCTTCCCTGTCTACTCCAAGGCCATCAAGACTTCCTTGGGCTACGACTACAAGGCACTCAGCGTGCTGGCCGTCTGCAAAAACCTCGGTGCAAGCTTCGGGTTCCTGCCGAGCCTCATCTACGACTTTGCCCCGCCGTGGGTCGTGCTCGCGTCCGTCGCCGCCATGAACCTGCTCGGGGTGCTGGCGAACATCGTGCCCTACCTCGCCGTAGCCGGGCACATCGCTCGGCACCCCCTGTGGCTCATGGGCATCTCCATCGCGCTTGGCGCCAACTCTCAGTCCTTCGCCGTCACCGGCGCGCTCGTCAGCTCCGTCAAGAACCTCCCCGACCACCGCGGGCCTGTGCTCTCCCTGCTCTTGGCCTTCGCCGGCCTCGGCGGCGACATCTTGACGCAGTTGGGCCAGGCCTCTGGCGGCTCGGCCCTTCTGCTCTTCATGGCGTGTCTGTACTTGGTGCTGCTGCCCTTCGCCTGCAACAGCATCCGCGTCATCCCGGCCGGGCCCGGGCCAGCTGGGACCGGGGCGGCGCGTTCGGAAGTCGAACGCAGAGGCGTCGTGCTTTTCCTCCTCGTCTCCGTCTCCGCTTCTGCGTGCCTCCTCATCCTCCACGTCGTCGACCTGGTAGCGGCCGCGCACCTCCCTGGACCCGCCTACTACGTCACGGCCATCTTCGTCGTTGTCTTCCTCGTCATCTCCCTGCTCGTCGTCGCCGTGAAGCAGGACTCGTCGTCGCCCGCGACGGCTGCAACCTCTGGCGAGGCAGCAGCCGCGgggtcgtcctcgtcctcgtccatgcacccgacgccgccgtcgagcttcCGGCTGGAGAGGCGCTCCATCCTGCAGGATGTTTTCGCCGTTGAAATGATGCTTATCTTCGTCGTCACCTTCGCCATCGGCGGCGGCGTGCAGACTCCGATCGACATGATCGACCAGATCGGGCAGTCGCTCCAGTACAAGGACGGCGCCACCTCCAAGCTGGTGTCTCTGGTGAGCCTACTGGACTACGCCGGGCGCCTGGTGGGCGGATTCGGTTCCGAGTACATGGTTGCTCGTCACAAGCTGCCACGCCCGGCGGCGCTCACCGTGGCGTTCCTCCTCGCCTGCTTCGGCCATCTGTTCATCGCCCTAGGCGTGCCCTCCGGCCTCTACCACACCTCGGCGATCATGGGGTTCAGCCTCGGTGCGCTGTGGGCGGTGGTGTTCGTCACCATCTCGGAGGTGTTCGGGACCAGGCACTTGGCGGCGCTATACAACCTGGCCGTGCTGCCGGCCGCCGTCGGGTCGTACATCCTCAACGTGCAAGTGACGGGGCGCCTCTACAACCGTGAGGCTCAGCGCCAGGACCACCACACCTGCATCGGCATACAGTGCTCCAGGGTGTCCTTCTTCATCCTCCTCGGCGTGACGCTGCTCGGCGCGGTGGTGTCCGCGGTGCTGGCGTTGTGGGTGTGGCCGTCCTACCGCCGTGTTCCAATCGGTGCTGCTGGTGTCGCACCCGACACGACCGATTGTAGCAACCGCGATCGCGAAGAAGATGAGGCAGCGGTTTGA